CACCGCGAGATGGGTCTGAAGTACGACGCAAGTCCGGGTTCGAGTAGCGAGTACGGCTTCGACCGTTATCACCCGTTTCGCCCCTTCGGCGACGAGTTCGTCGTCTTCCCGCTGACGCTGATGGAAATCGCGCTTCCAGACCCCGGCGAGCAGTTCGACGAAGCGTGGCGCGAGTGCGAACGACTGCTCGAAGAGGCCAGAGAGAACGGTGCCGTAATGTCAGTTCTGTGGCATCCGCGACTGTTCAACGACGACGACTTCCCGGGCTACCGGGAGTTGTACCGCAGACTCGTCGAGCGTGCGGTCGAGATGGGTGCGTGGGTCGGTCCGCCCGCCGACTTCTACGAGCGAATGGACCACCCCGACGGAGCTGGTGTGTCAGCACCTGACGCTGCCGACAAGCGGTCCCTACGCGCCGCGAAAGCGGAGAATAACAAAGTGCAAACCGACGCTACCACGGATTCAACAGGATGAGAGTCGAGCAACTCGAACTGTCGGAGTGGGAGTCTGCACTGCCGAGTGACGGCTTCGAAGTGTTTCATCTGCCCGAGGCACTCGAAGTGCTAGACCGACACGTCGATGCAGAGATGAAGCTGTTCGGAGGATTCAAAGGAGAACAACCGATCGCGCTGTTGCCGCTGTTCGTCCAGCGGCGCTCGGCGGCGATGGCGGTCACGTCGCCGCCGCCGGGGTACAACATCCCGCGCCTCGGTCCTATCATGATGCCAACCAGTCCGAAGCGCCGCAAGCAGGAGAAAGTCAACCGCGAGTTCACCCAGAAAGTCTTAGACCAGATCGGCCCGGACATCGGACTCGAACGGCGACTCGCGGACGTCGGCGTCCAGTCGCCGTTCGCCGACAAGGTGCTTGACCGGTTGGACGTGAACTCTCGGCTGATGCTGGTTCGCATCATCTGCAACACCGACTACGGCGACCCCCGGCCGTTCGTCTGGAGCGACATCGACGTGGTACCGAGGTTCACCTACTTCGTGGACCTCTCTGGCGGCGACACCGACGCCATCAAGCAGTCGTTCAGCAAGAGCCTCCGCCGGGACATCCGGGACGCCGAGGACCTCGACGTGACTATCGAGCGCGAGGGGTTGGATGGTGCCCGCGATATCTATCAAGCGACCAAGCAGCGCTACGACGAGCAGGACGAACCGTTCGACCCGACGTGGGCGTACGTCCGGGACCTCTTCGAGTCGCTCGGCGAGCGAGCGCGGGCCTACGTCGCCCGCGACCCGGATGGTGAGTATCTCACTGGTATCACGACGCTCTACTCCAACGACACCGCCTACTTCTGGCAGGGCGGCACCAAGGGCATCTACGACGGGACCTCCGTGAATGGACTCGTTCACTGGCGACTGATGGAGGACATCGTAGAGGGCCCGCCTGTCGAGTCGGTGACGAAGTACGACCTCATGGGTGCGAACACCGAGCGACTCTGTAGCTACAAGGCGAAGTTCAGCGCGGAACTCGTTCCGTACTACCTCGTCGAGTCTGGCGGCACGGCGATGGACGCCGCCAAGCACGCGTATCGGCTCACCCAACAGGGGTAGAGCGGTTCACTCAGCAGAATAGTGGTGGCCGCTCCGCTACTGAAGTGCTATGTTTCGGGGGAGATTCGAAACGGAGAGCCGAGCAATCAACGAGGCCGCTACGGGACCGAGTACCGCGCCCGCTACGCCATCGCGGCGAGTTCTACGTTGTCGTCGGACTGAATCCACGCGCTGTTGTTCTGCGTGTCGTAGATGACGACCGCTCCTTGCTCGTCGCTGAACGAGGCGTACCGTTCGTCGGTGGGGAACTTCTGCATTCGGTCACTGTTTTCGTATTTCGTGGTCATTGGTCTCGCCCACTTGGGGGGAAGCGGGTTTCTATCGGTAACTTACTACCGGACACTGATAAGCCTTCCCACACCGGAGAGATTCGTCGCTCTCACTCTCCCCTCACGGACTCTGCATCTATCGTTTCGCGTATCTACACCCACTCGCTGGCACGCTTGCAACAGTTGTCGCCTCCCCCTGCAACGGTTCTCCCGGACCCTACCCGCTCGCAGGCGGCGTATAACAAAGGCCGAATCTGGGGTACGAGACCAGTAACGTCCCTATGACTACGGACACGCACGTCTTCGAGAGAGGGGAGAAGGCCGCACTCCTCGTCGGGTTCGTTTCGCTCGCCGCCGCGGTGGTACTCGCACGCGGGTCGCCACCGGAGGGCTACGAGTTGTCGATTTACGGCGCGACGCCGCTCGCCTTTTGGGTCGGCGCAGGAGCCGCGCTGCTGGTGTCGGTCGTCGTCTCGCTCACCGGGAGCGGACGCGCCCGAAAGCTGGGGCTGTTCCTCGGCGGGACCGCGATGCTCGCCGTCGCCTCGCTTCCCGTAATTCGCTCGTACTACTTCTTCGGCGCGGGCGACTCGCTGACCCACCTCGGGTGGGCGAAAGATATCGCCGCAGGTCGGCTCTCGGTCCTCGACCTGCTCTACCCCGGCACGCACACCGTCGCGGTGTTCCTCGCGGATTTGACCGGGATGGAACTGCACCGCGCACTGTTGGTGATGGTGATGGTGTTCACCGCAGTGTTCTTGCTGTTCCTCCCGCTGGCGACGTGGACGATTACCCGCGACCGCCGCGCGACGACGCTCGCGGCGTTCAGCGGGTTCCTCTTCCTGCCGATAAACAACATCAGCGTCTTCGAGATGGCTCATCCGACTTCCCAAGCCATCCTCTTCCTGCCGTTCGTCCTCTACCTGCTCGCGAGATACGTCGTCGATACAGGCCGCGACGAGTTGCCGGTCGGGACGCCCGAGGGCGCACTGCTCGCGCTAGCGTCCGTGGCTATCGTCCTCGTCCACCCTCAGCAGGCCGCGAACGTCCTGCTCGTCTTCGGGGCAGTTCTCCTGCTCCAAATCGCCGCCAGATGGCTCGGGACCGCCGAGCGCGACCACCGGCTGCTCGCACTCCAGACGCTGTTCATCGGCGTCGTGTTCGCGCTGTGGGCACCGCGGCACGAGCGCACCTCGGGCGCGACGAGCGCGCTGGTGAACATGATACTGGAAGGGCCGAACGCCGCCAGCGACATCGGCGCACAAGCGGTGTCACTCTCAGCCATCGGTGGCAGTCTGGGGCTGATTTTCGCCAAACTGTTCCTCGTCAGTGTCGTCTTCTGTGCGCTCGCGGCACTGCTCGTGGTGGTCAGCGCACGTGGCCGCATCGAGGACCCCGACACGGCGGCGTTCGCGCGCTACTTCGGCCTCGGACTGGTGCCACTGCTCGGCCTGTTCAGTGCCTACCTGATAGTGAGCTACGAGCAACTGCACTTCCGGCAACTCGGTTTCGTCATGGTGCTGGTGACGATTCTCGGCGCGGTGGCACTCGCCCGCGGGATGGACACTCTCGGTCGGCGCGCCTCGTCGGGGACTGTTCACGCAGTCGTCGGGGTGGTCGTCGCCGTTCTGCTCGTCGCCTCGATACCGACAGTGTACGAGTCGCCGTACATGTACCAAGGGTCGAGCCACGTCACGGCCGCACAACTGAACGGCTACGACACTGCCTTCGACCACACCGGCCAGCTTCGCATCCTCGGCCTCCGTGGGTCAGGCGAACGCTACGCCGACGCCGTCTTCGGCTACGAGAAGAGTCGCACGGCACCAGCAACTGCACCGAGTCTCTACACGTCGAACCAGAGTCTGACGGCCGAGAACTTCACCGCTGACAGAGTACGAGACGCCTACGGCGGTCGGTATCTAGCGTACACCGACGCGGCAAGACAGGAGGAGGTACGCGTCTACAAGGAGCTACGGTTCCCCGAATCCGGCTTCCGGTCGCTCGACTCGACCCCCGGACTGAACCGCGTCCAAGCGAACGGGGGCTTCCAACTGTACCGCATCAACGGCACGAGGTAACTACATGGACCTGAAGAAAATCTCGAAGGGCCTCAAAGCGACCGTCGGCGCGCGCACGCTCCACATGGCGGCCAGCGGGTTGCTGACGTTCGTCCTCGCTCGGTTTCTGCTCGGCCAGACCGAGTACGGTCTGCTCGGCTCTGCACTGGCGGTGCTGGGCGTCGCCCAACTGTTCGGCGACCTCGGCGTCGGCAAGTCCGCCGCGAAGTTCGTCACCGAGTACAAGGAGAAAGACCCGGGACAAGTGCCCCACATCTTGCGCGCGGCAATCGGCTTCCGACTCGCCGCTGCCGCGCTCGTCGGCGGCGCGTTCGTCCTGTTCGGCGGCCCAATCGCGCGCCTCGTGGGGCAGTCCGACATCGCGCCACTGCTGGCGCTCGGTGCCGGCTACGTCGCGGTCCACTCGCTGTTCACGTTCTCGATGGTCCTCTTCCAGGGCTACAACCGAGTCGATTACAGCGCGCTCATTCGGGCCGTCGGAACGGTGGGCAGACTCCTGCTCGCCGTCGTCGGAGTCGTCCTGCTCGGTGGTGCAGTGGGCGCGCTCGCGGGCTACATCGTCGGATACGGTGTCGGCGCACTCGTCGGTCTCTACCTGCTGTACCGACACTGCTACCGCGAAACCGAACCTGCCGAATCGATGGAGGACGGACTCGCACGCAGGGTCATCCGGTACAGCGTGCCGCTGACCGCGACTCGGGGGGCGAACGTCCTCGACAAGCGCGTGGACGTGATTCTCGTCGGCTACTTCATGAACCCGGTCGCAGTGGGGTACTACTACCTCGCCAAGCAGATCGTCGGGTTCATCCAGACGCCCGCGGCCGCGATGGGGTTCAGCATCTCGCCAACCTACGGCGAGGAGAAGGCCGCTGGCGACACCTCGCGGGCGGCTAGCCTCTACGAGACGACGCTTCGCCACACCTTGCTCCTCTACGTGCCCGCCGCGGCCGGGATGGTGCTGGTGGCAGAACCCGCGCTCCGACTCGTCTTCGGGCCCGAGTGGGCACCGGCGGCCCCCGTCCTGCAAGTGTTCTCGGCGTACGTCGTCCTCCAGGCAGTCTCGTACATCACGAGCGACGCGCTGGACTTCCTCGGCCGAGCGACCGAACGTGCCTACGCGAAAGGGATTACGTCGGTCGCCAACTTCCTGCTCAACCTGCTGTTGATTCCGACCTTCGGCGTGGCGGGCGCGGCGGCCGCGACGGTCGTCACGTTCGCGGGCTACACCGGCGTGAATCTCTGGGTCATCCACAGTGAACTTTCGCTCCCGCTCGGTCGCATCCTCCGGCACCTCGCCGCAGTCGTGACAGTGACGGCCGCGATGTCGGCCGCGGTGTGGATGGCACTCTCCGCGACCCCCGGGGCGATTGCGGTCGTCGTCGCCATCCCACTCGGTATCGCCGTGTGGGCTGGCCTCTCGATTCTCGGTGGCCTGCTCGACCCGAAGCGCGTCACCGCGTTCTTGGCGTGAAGTTCAACCCTTTATTCCGCCAGAAGGCTCGGCCTACACCTGCGAAAACGGGCCATAACAAAGGGATTTAGCGCCCTTTCAGTGGACAACGACGGGCGGCGTTCGCTGCTCGTTCTACTATCCATGACGAAGAAACCTACCGACGCGAACCGGGCGTTCGTTCTGGGACTCGACGGTGTACCGTGGTATCTCATCGAGGGGTGGGTCGAAGACGGGGAACTCCCGAACTTCGCGCGCCTCGTCGATGAGGGCGCGGCCGGACCGCTCGAAAGCACGATGCCCCCGACGACGGCGCTCGCGTGGCCCTCCATCGCCACCGGAACGTGGGCCGACAAGCACGGCGTCTACTCCTTCCGAGGCGTGCAGTCAGACTACACCCACAAGATGAGCACCAGCAACGACGTCGCTCGCCCGGAACTCTGGGACATGCTCGGTCCGTCCGTGGTCGCCAACGTGCCGATGACTTACCCGGCCGACGATATCGACGGGAAACTCGTGACGGGGATGATGACCCCTGAAATCGGCGAGGGGTTCACGCATCCACCTGAGCTACAGGACGAAATTCTCGAACGGATTCCGAACTACCAAATCGGCCTCTCGTGGGAGCAGTACCACGACAAGGAAGCGGAGTTCGTGGACGACCTCGCGGAACTGGTCACGTCCAGACGGAAACTCCTGCGACAACTGATGGAGACCGACGACTGGCGACTCTTCTTCTTCGTGTTCACCGCGCCGGACAGACTCCAGCACCTCATCTGGGACATGGACGTACTGCTCGGCCACTACCGCGAGATTGACGACGCGCTCGGCGAGGTACTCGACTACGTGGAGGAGAAGGACGCGAACCTCTTCGTCGTCTCCGACCACGGGTTCGGCCCGGTCGATACCTACGTCCACGTCAACACTTTCCTGGAACGCGAAGGCTACCTCACGCGGAAAGGCGGCTCCGGTCGCGGCACGCTCCAGAAACTCGGTCTCGACAAGGACCGCGTCCGAAACGTCATCAACGGCATCGGCATCGACGAGAAGACGCTGTACAATCACCTCCCGGACTCGTTGGTCGAGTCCGTCGCCTCGCAGGTGCCGGGCACCCACGAACTGTTCGACGTGGACTTCTCGGAGACGGTGGCGTTCACCCACGGCGCGGGCAACCTCTACATCAACCACGACGGGAAGTTCGACAACGGCGTCGTCTCGGCTTCGGAAGTTCCCGAAGTGAAGGCCGAGATACGCGCTCGCCTCGAAGGCCTCACCGACCCGCAGACCGGCGAGGCGATACTGAACGTCTACGACGGCGACGACCTCTTCGAGACCGACCCCAAGTCGCCGGACCTCGTGGTACGGGCCGAACACGGCTACCTCACCGCGAACTCGCTCACCCACAAGGTGTTCCGCGACAGCACCATGGACGCGACGCACCGAAGTGAGGGGGTGTTCCTCGCGTGGGGACCGTCCATCGACGCCGGAAGCACGCCGGAAGACGCCAACGTCACCGACGTGGCACCGACAGTTCTCCACAGCGTCGGCGAAGCAGTTCCGAACGGTGCCGACGGCCGGGTCCTCTCGGAAGTGTTCGACCCTAACTCCAGAGCGGCCAAGCGTGCCGTCTCGCGGCGCGACTACGCCGACTCGGGTCCACGTGACGCCGTCGAGGCCGACTTCGAGGACGTGGAAGCTCGACTGCAGGGTCTCGGCTACATGGATTAGTGGGGATGCTAGCCACCAATGTCGAACACGAAATCGCTGGTCGAACCGTCCTGATAACCGGCGGCGCGGGATTCATAGGGAGCCACCTCGCGGCCGCGCTCGTCGGCGACAACGAGGTGCGCGTACTGGACGACCTCTCGGGGGGCGCGCGCGAGTTCGTCCCCGATGGCGCGGAACTCTACGAGGGCGACGTGCGCGACCCCCAAGCAGTCGCCGAAGCCATGCGAGGAGCGGACCTCGTCTTCCACGAGGCGGCGCTGGTCTCCGTCGAGGAGTCGGTGACCGACCCCGAGCGGAGCCACCAGACGAACGCCACAGCGGCACTGACGGTTCTCGAACAGGCCCGCGAGGAAGACGCGCGCGTCGTGTTGGCGTCCTCGGCGGCCATCTACGGCCACCCCGAATCGGTGCCCGTCGAAGAGGGCGACCCCAAGACCCCTAGCTCGCCGTACGGCATCGACAAGCTCTCGCTGGACCACTACGCACGCGCCTACCACGACCTCTACGGTCTGGAGACGGTCCCCTTGAGATACTTCAACGTCTACGGCCCGCGCCAGAATCCGGAGTACAGCGCGGTCGTGTCGGTCTTCTTCCGGCAGGCCCGCGACGGTGGACCAGTCACCGTCCAAGGCGACGGCGAGCAGACCCGCGACTTCGTACACGTCAGCGACGTGGTCCGGGCGAACCTGCGCGCCGCCACGACCGACAACATCGGGGAACCGTTCAACGTCGCCACTGGTCGGAGCGTAACGGTTCGGGAACTAGCGGAGACGATTGTGGACGTGACTGGCTCGGACGCCGACATTACGCACGTCGAAGAGCGTCCGGGCGACATTCGACACAGCGAAGCCGACATCTCGAAGGCGCAAGAGGGACTGGGCTACGAGCCGACGGTTTCGCTGGAAGAGGGGTTGCGGGAACTGGCTGAGATGGACGAGTCGCGTTGAGCTTGTGATTTGATTTCTGGTTTTCTCGAATCTTCGCTAGACGGTGGCGCGCGCTGGTGCGACTCCGAAGGGGTCGCACCAACCTCGTGCGAGGGATGAGGACCGTAGCTCGGACGACGCGCTCCGTCGCGTCGTCCGGAATCGAGGACCACAATCGGCTGGGGAGGTATGTGGCTCGTGCAGTGCAGTGCTGTGCAGTGCGGACTTCTCGGCTTCAGGAGTAGCTAGCGTCCCTGCCACTTCTGCAACAGCTAGGACAATCGCAGTTTCTCGTTCGAAAGCCCCCGGACGCTAAACTCCCGCGGCTCGGTGCGGTCCTCGGACTTCGTCCTGCGGTCCTTCTCTCGCCGGGGTTCGTTTAGCGACCGGCCCCTTTCAGTCCCACCCTGTCGGTTGGTTCACCAGCAATAGTCCGTGGGTCGATTCACCGACAACAGCCCGTCGGCTGTCCTTCAATCACGAACTCACAACCCATCAAGAACAGCCCCACAAGAGACCCCAAAGCCCAAACGAGAGAACTCACATTCCCCGTGCGATTCACTCTCGTTTCTAGGTCACTTTTCGTTGATAGACTCGCTGGCGATGTTCCGCCCGCGAGTCTTCAAACTCACTTCGCGCCGCTTGCGCACTTCCTCAAGTACGTCTAACTCGATGAGTCGCTCGAAAATCTCTTCCACTCGGTCCACGTCCATGCCGAGGAAGTCCGGGATTTCGAACGACGAGACGCCCGAGTAGAGCGCCATCAGCACTTCTTTTTCGGTCTCTTCCAACTCGACCCCGCCCTCGTTTTTGCGTTCGCCCTTCCGGAGTAGCGACTCCAGTAGCGAGCATCGGCGGGTCTTACCCGAGATGTACGTCTGGACGCTCGTCTCGCCCTGCGTGTGTTCGACTTCCAGCACCGTTCGCTGTTCGCCCTGCACCGTCCGGGTGGCCCGTTCGACCGAGCCGATGTCGTCCAACTCGATGCCGACGAAGGTGCCGCTGGCGATGGCGACGTTTATCATGCCCTCGTCTATCTTCAGGCGGGCTTTCTCCCAGTCGGTGCTCTGGACCACGCCACCCTCCACTGCGGGGTGCTTGGTCAGCAGCATCTTCTGGTTGAGCAGTGCGCCGTACACGTCCGTCTCGAACTCGTCGATGTTGCTGCCAGCCGACAATAGGACGACGTCTTTTCCGAACTCCACGCTGAGGTAGTCCGAAACACTGGCGACCGCTTGGTTCACGTCGTAGCGGCCCTTCAGCGCGCTCACTTTCTGCAGCGGGATGGTCCGCTTCCCGTCGTTGCCCGCCAACACCAGTCGCTTGTTCGAGAGGAGGACGCGGCCGCTCGTCCAGTCGGGGTCGTTCAGTTTCCGTCCGTTCTTGACGACCTGCAGGAACTTCCCCTGTGTGTCGGTTATCTTGTATTCTCCTTCACTCATGCGTTGTGTTCGTCGCTCTCGGTCGCTCGACGGTAGCGACGGCGTCGAATTCGTCTTGTAGATACGCTCATGTCAGGGACCAGTCGAACGTGCTACGCGTTCCGCATCTCGTCCACGCGGTTGGCCAACTCGCCGATTGCGTCCGTCTGCTCGCGAGTCGCGTCCACGATGTCTTCGGTCGCGGTCTCGACCTCGCGGGTCTGGTCGCGCACGTCCTCGACGGTCGCCATCACTTGCTCGACGTTCGAAGCCTGTTCGTCGTTGGCCTGTGCGACTTCGGTCACGCCGGTCGCGGCCTCCTCGACCGCGTCGGCGATCTCCTCCAGCGCGACGAGGGCGTCTTCGATCTCTTCGCCCGCGTGCTTGACCTGCTCGTTGGACTCTTCGACTGCGACGACCGTCTCGTTGGCCTGCGACTGGATGTCTTCGATGCGCGTAGCGATTTCTTCGGTGTGTTCGCGGGTCTCGTTGGCCAACTGCTTGACCTCGTCCGCGACGACTTCGAAGCCACTGCCCGCCTCGCCAGCGCGCGCGGCCTCGATGTTGGCGTTCAGCGCGAGTAGGTTCGTCTGGTCTGCGACTTCCGCGATGACCTCGACCACTTCCTCGATTTCGTTCATCTGCGATTCGAGTTCGGTGACGGTACCGACGAGGTCTTCGCTCATCTCGATGACTTCGTCGGTGGCCTCGCGGGCACCTTCGCTGGAGTCGAGACCGCTGTCTGCTGACGCCTTCGCCTGTTCTGCGGCGGAGGCGACTTGGTCGGAACTCGCCGCGACCTCCTGCATGCTCGCAGAGAAGTTCTCCATCTGCGTCGCGACTTGCGAAAGCTGGTCGGTCTGTTCGTCAACGCGCTCTTC
The sequence above is a segment of the Halorussus halophilus genome. Coding sequences within it:
- a CDS encoding GNAT family N-acetyltransferase, with the protein product MRVEQLELSEWESALPSDGFEVFHLPEALEVLDRHVDAEMKLFGGFKGEQPIALLPLFVQRRSAAMAVTSPPPGYNIPRLGPIMMPTSPKRRKQEKVNREFTQKVLDQIGPDIGLERRLADVGVQSPFADKVLDRLDVNSRLMLVRIICNTDYGDPRPFVWSDIDVVPRFTYFVDLSGGDTDAIKQSFSKSLRRDIRDAEDLDVTIEREGLDGARDIYQATKQRYDEQDEPFDPTWAYVRDLFESLGERARAYVARDPDGEYLTGITTLYSNDTAYFWQGGTKGIYDGTSVNGLVHWRLMEDIVEGPPVESVTKYDLMGANTERLCSYKAKFSAELVPYYLVESGGTAMDAAKHAYRLTQQG
- a CDS encoding DUF7331 family protein; the encoded protein is MTTKYENSDRMQKFPTDERYASFSDEQGAVVIYDTQNNSAWIQSDDNVELAAMA
- a CDS encoding oligosaccharide flippase family protein; the protein is MDLKKISKGLKATVGARTLHMAASGLLTFVLARFLLGQTEYGLLGSALAVLGVAQLFGDLGVGKSAAKFVTEYKEKDPGQVPHILRAAIGFRLAAAALVGGAFVLFGGPIARLVGQSDIAPLLALGAGYVAVHSLFTFSMVLFQGYNRVDYSALIRAVGTVGRLLLAVVGVVLLGGAVGALAGYIVGYGVGALVGLYLLYRHCYRETEPAESMEDGLARRVIRYSVPLTATRGANVLDKRVDVILVGYFMNPVAVGYYYLAKQIVGFIQTPAAAMGFSISPTYGEEKAAGDTSRAASLYETTLRHTLLLYVPAAAGMVLVAEPALRLVFGPEWAPAAPVLQVFSAYVVLQAVSYITSDALDFLGRATERAYAKGITSVANFLLNLLLIPTFGVAGAAAATVVTFAGYTGVNLWVIHSELSLPLGRILRHLAAVVTVTAAMSAAVWMALSATPGAIAVVVAIPLGIAVWAGLSILGGLLDPKRVTAFLA
- a CDS encoding alkaline phosphatase family protein: MTKKPTDANRAFVLGLDGVPWYLIEGWVEDGELPNFARLVDEGAAGPLESTMPPTTALAWPSIATGTWADKHGVYSFRGVQSDYTHKMSTSNDVARPELWDMLGPSVVANVPMTYPADDIDGKLVTGMMTPEIGEGFTHPPELQDEILERIPNYQIGLSWEQYHDKEAEFVDDLAELVTSRRKLLRQLMETDDWRLFFFVFTAPDRLQHLIWDMDVLLGHYREIDDALGEVLDYVEEKDANLFVVSDHGFGPVDTYVHVNTFLEREGYLTRKGGSGRGTLQKLGLDKDRVRNVINGIGIDEKTLYNHLPDSLVESVASQVPGTHELFDVDFSETVAFTHGAGNLYINHDGKFDNGVVSASEVPEVKAEIRARLEGLTDPQTGEAILNVYDGDDLFETDPKSPDLVVRAEHGYLTANSLTHKVFRDSTMDATHRSEGVFLAWGPSIDAGSTPEDANVTDVAPTVLHSVGEAVPNGADGRVLSEVFDPNSRAAKRAVSRRDYADSGPRDAVEADFEDVEARLQGLGYMD
- a CDS encoding NAD-dependent epimerase/dehydratase family protein gives rise to the protein MLATNVEHEIAGRTVLITGGAGFIGSHLAAALVGDNEVRVLDDLSGGAREFVPDGAELYEGDVRDPQAVAEAMRGADLVFHEAALVSVEESVTDPERSHQTNATAALTVLEQAREEDARVVLASSAAIYGHPESVPVEEGDPKTPSSPYGIDKLSLDHYARAYHDLYGLETVPLRYFNVYGPRQNPEYSAVVSVFFRQARDGGPVTVQGDGEQTRDFVHVSDVVRANLRAATTDNIGEPFNVATGRSVTVRELAETIVDVTGSDADITHVEERPGDIRHSEADISKAQEGLGYEPTVSLEEGLRELAEMDESR
- a CDS encoding CheF family chemotaxis protein, coding for MSEGEYKITDTQGKFLQVVKNGRKLNDPDWTSGRVLLSNKRLVLAGNDGKRTIPLQKVSALKGRYDVNQAVASVSDYLSVEFGKDVVLLSAGSNIDEFETDVYGALLNQKMLLTKHPAVEGGVVQSTDWEKARLKIDEGMINVAIASGTFVGIELDDIGSVERATRTVQGEQRTVLEVEHTQGETSVQTYISGKTRRCSLLESLLRKGERKNEGGVELEETEKEVLMALYSGVSSFEIPDFLGMDVDRVEEIFERLIELDVLEEVRKRREVSLKTRGRNIASESINEK